From Methylobacterium radiodurans, a single genomic window includes:
- a CDS encoding ImmA/IrrE family metallo-endopeptidase: MPVSRIDLAGASSPEALVKRILQAEPNLPVPVPIQELCARLGILRIEDLDADEFEGGLVTDAKRSEGTILAKRGGEPRRRFTIAHELGHFLMAHHIPDKPGRFLCKSSDLLRLTAKEGDQRQRKEVEANRFATLLLMPPHLLRGAMAAFREPDLQHVLVLARDFAVGKEVAARAYVQYHPERIAIVVAGKGRVQRCYRSLSFPDIICGVGSSVPTGSLYQSTPLRPNVASDIAACIPDVWIDVKRDLRAPSLYEQVYLQQNGFAMILLRLEPVPEETAAERRLDEGWRHRFHSGRR; this comes from the coding sequence ATGCCGGTCAGCAGGATAGACCTCGCGGGCGCAAGCTCGCCGGAGGCGCTCGTCAAACGCATCCTACAGGCCGAGCCGAACCTCCCGGTGCCCGTGCCGATCCAAGAGCTGTGCGCGCGCCTCGGCATCCTCCGGATCGAGGACCTCGACGCTGACGAGTTCGAGGGTGGCCTCGTTACCGACGCGAAGCGATCCGAAGGCACCATCCTCGCCAAGCGCGGGGGCGAACCGCGTCGCCGCTTCACCATCGCGCACGAACTCGGCCATTTCCTGATGGCGCACCACATTCCGGATAAGCCCGGCCGGTTCCTGTGCAAGAGCTCGGACCTGCTCCGGCTCACGGCCAAGGAGGGTGACCAGCGGCAGCGCAAGGAGGTCGAGGCCAACCGCTTCGCTACCCTCTTGCTGATGCCCCCGCACCTGTTGCGGGGAGCCATGGCGGCCTTTCGCGAGCCTGATCTGCAGCACGTTCTTGTGCTCGCGCGCGACTTCGCGGTCGGCAAGGAGGTGGCGGCTCGGGCCTACGTGCAGTACCACCCTGAGCGGATCGCCATCGTCGTGGCCGGCAAAGGCCGGGTGCAGCGGTGCTACCGCAGCCTCTCGTTCCCGGACATCATCTGCGGGGTCGGCAGCTCGGTCCCGACAGGCTCGCTCTATCAAAGCACTCCGCTTCGGCCGAACGTGGCGAGCGACATCGCCGCGTGCATTCCCGATGTCTGGATCGATGTAAAGCGCGACCTCCGCGCGCCGTCCCTCTACGAACAGGTGTACCTCCAGCAGAACGGCTTCGCGATGATCCTCCTGCGTCTGGAACCCGTTCCGGAGGAGACCGCGGCGGAGCGCAGGCTGGATGAAGGCTGGCGTCACCGCTTCCACTCGGGGCGGCGGTAG
- a CDS encoding DUF3606 domain-containing protein — translation MAGLKDKRGFIDKDRLDLSERKAVEFWMKRWGVTQDQLTAAHRKVGRMTKDIAAELGKKR, via the coding sequence ATGGCCGGCCTCAAAGACAAGCGTGGCTTCATCGATAAGGACCGACTCGATCTGTCGGAACGCAAGGCTGTCGAATTTTGGATGAAGCGATGGGGTGTCACGCAGGACCAGCTTACGGCAGCGCATCGGAAGGTCGGCCGAATGACGAAGGATATCGCCGCCGAGTTGGGCAAGAAGCGTTAG